atttttggaatATCAAGGGATATAAGGTCAAAAGTAGcaagtagtgctgaggtaaaagattaaccAAGaccttattgaacagtggagtaGTTGCGAGGCATGGAATAATTTagacctgcttctgtttcttatgttcttataattaCAAAATGTCCTCCCACATTCTTGCTCAGCTGCACTGATTTGAATAACACTTTAATGCAATTAGTCCCTGCATTTAAAGAGCAACAGAAGCGGGGTTGCACCTCATCATTTCAGGGTGTCACAAAAGAAGTTTGGCATCTAAGGAGTTTCCTTTTAAAATTCAATCCTGAAGTAGCATGGGGGAATTCAGCAGCCAACTCACGCACAGGAAGTGCCCATAAACCAGCAAATCGGGCTATTCTAAGGCCTTGGTTGAAAAAAAGACTGGTGGACAGAACAGGAAAAGATGACATGCTAACAAGTAAAATCAACTtgtttttgtgaaagggaaatcaggttAGACAGATTTAATCACATATGCTACGGATACGGGGGAAGCAGGGATTGGACtacacttagatttccagaaggtatttggtaAGGCGTCACATCAAAAGTTATcgtggaaaataaaatgttggagataACATGTTGGCATAGACAGAGTATTGGCTGACCTTAAATGGGTTTCTTTATGATTTGGAAGATGAAACAAGTGATGAGCTtgtagggagacacaagagactgcagatgctggaatctggagcaaaaaataaactgctgaggaactcagaaatcaagcagcatctgtggaggcaaagggatggtcaatgttttgggtcaggactgagagtgtagaggtaAGATGGCCAgtatgtagaagtgagagggaggggtgagacagaggctggtaggtgataggtggaaacataagaaaagaaagaggggaaaaatggtgagagactgcagagctctgagatgtagagagagatctgggtgtcctggcgAATGACTTGTATGCAAGAACAGTAAGTATTTAGAAAAGCTGACAGAACGTTGTTGTTAACTGAATGTTATTGACCAGGAGCAGACCTGGGGCCTTTGTCGTGGCAACAGCAAAGGTCctaaggaattgaatacaaaaatagaaagATGATGCTTCAattagggcattggtgagactacatgtTGCATATTATGTACTGTGTTgacttccttatttaaggaacaaTGTAAATGCATTGGTATCAGTTCAGTGAAGAATCATCTTGAACTGCAGGTTGTCTCATTAGGAAAGATTGGACACACTAGGCTttatcagaagaatgaggagtctTGATTTAAGCATGTAAGGTTCTGAGAGTGGCTGTGGAGAGGTTTCCTCTTGTGCGAGGATCTGGAACTCTGGGTCACTCCTTAAAAATAAGGATTGGGCATTTAAAACATCAAtgagataaaaaaaaaatttctctcCGAGGGTTGTGAgatttctcaaagggcagtggtaGCAGAGTGTTTGACTATTTTTAAGGCAAATGTAGAtgggttcttgataagcaaaggggtcaAAGGTAACTGGGTGTAAGTGGGAATGTGGAGCAGAGGTGcagaaggatcagccatgatcttattgaatggctgaacaggatcaaggagccaagtggcctactcttgctcctaatttgtgtgtTTATTCATAACACTGACTGAATAAGTGGAGATTCTATCCTGAGAACTGTAGCTCCCATACTTAAGCATTCCCTCTGGACTGCCTGAAAGTCTAAGCCTAAGTCATGGCGTAAGTCCTGAGCCTTGAATCCATATTCCTCATAGCTAACTAAACCAGGCTAAATCTGGCCATATGCTGATTGATGAATGAAAGTAAAATTATATTGTTGGTGCGTGGAGCATTTTATTTTGGCCAGGGTATAGgtggctacagaccaaatgtgggtaaatggtaCTAGTATGGATAAGTACAATGGACATGGCAGTCTGAGGGGGAGGGGCCTAATTTTGTACTGTATGAATCTCTGACTATAAGGCACATCTTTGGTTCATTGTACAGGAAACCTTACTCTTGTCAAACTGCATAGAGCGTTAACTGCTAACGAGATaaatacaggtcatccccagcttACCAGctcctgctgtgtgggaactcgattcgcggccgcatttccgacttgtgacCTGTTTGGAACCCTGCCCTAACCTGGGGACGACCTGGAGTGAACAGTAATCAGTAAGCATCAAAAACCTGAGAATTCAAAAGAAGTACTAATTAAGGGTTTTGACGTACCATCCTACCGGAAGTGCATTAGACAACAGGGATCACATACTTGTTAGAATGATAGTAGCTGCATCACAGTTAGTAACAGCTGAGCCTTTAGGTCCATTCCAGATCATTACACTCACTGCCCGTATTCTGCTCATCTTTCTTTGGTTCTTCTTAAGGTATGTCCTTTAGTTGTCACTAATCCAATTTACACTGTCAAAATCCTTAGACTGTTCAACTGTTGCATGTTATCAAAGTATGGCCTTTGTACCGAGGAATGCCGTTTGATTGGAGTTTGCCCCCTTTGGTTGAGTTGGAGACATATTGAAGGAAACACATCACAGTTCAGAGTGTCAATGTTGTTGGAAGCTCCACGTTGTCTCAGCATCAGAGAAAGTCCACGAGTCGAAGCAGACTAACTGGTTATCAACTGCTGATAAGGTGCCCTTAAAAAGAGGGCAAGTCTGTGAGCTGAGACACAGAGCTTCAGGAGGAGCAGAACAGAGAAGAGGTAGGTGAGAAGAGCCCTGAGTGCAGCATCTGTACTTTGGTGGGGTCCAAACATGGGGACTCAAGTGTTTGCACACTTACCTGTGCATCCATTCAGCAAATGCCTTTCTATTAGATTGAATCTACTGTGTCAAGAATTCAGTTTTCTATTTTCAGTCATGTGACAGGGTACAATTGTGTGGTGTTCGTAGGGAGGCAGGAAAACACAGCATGCCCTTTATATAAGTCACACAAACTATCAGTGAGAAAATGTTCCACTTAGTAATGTATAACTTGAAGGAAGAGGAGTTAAATGTTGCTCTAaatctttttgttcattttcacagATTTTCTGAAAAGAAAAGCAGGAATTTTACTTGGTGTGTGAAATCCATCATGAATCACAGGGCAATCCTTGTATTAGCTGCTGCTATTTTGGTGACAGGTATGAGTTTCTAAATTTAAttctcttaaaatatttttatactgTTAGGTTTTTAGCATCACTCTTTAGCTATGGACCTTGGACACAGGATCTGCACACCATCTGTTTAGCCCAGTTTTAAGCTCAGGTCCTGAGCTCAGAAACCAGTGTTTCTACTATTTGGTTCTTCTCTGGGGAAAGACTTGTTTCAACATTCAATCTGAACAAGTTTTAAACTGAGGTCCCAAAAAGCAAGTTACCCTACTCTAAGAATCATCTAAACTCATCTCCAGAGAGGAGCACTTGATTATCCCTTCATTACTTGATAGGATATGGTGAAGTCTCATGGACCATTACAAACTGCTCGCCTGCTGAATGAATAGTAGATATGTTGAACTTGTTCCTGGGTTGCCACTCTGAAAGCccactttctttcctttttttcacacagggtcCCAGGCTGAGCTCACTAGAGATCAGATTCAAGATGCATTCTGGGATTACATCGGCCAATTGACGAACAATGACCTAAATGAAGGCTCAGAAATCAGACAACAAGTCAAGTGAGTGTCGGGATTGATGGGAATTGTTACAGTAGATGTGCCAGCTGGGACACAGCTGGAAATGGCAGAATAGGAAAATGTTATACTGGTACATTGAGAGGTTAGAGTGGGTTGTTCTCTGCCAGTTTGAAACCAAACAGGAATGAAACTGGTGTTTGAAACAACAGATGTTGCTTGCTGCGTATGGTGGTACAGACTCTCAGCAAACTGAAATCTATTCCTGTAATGAAATGTGATCAATGTACATAGCTATGGGTATAAGCAGGTATAGATTCAAGGATAGAAGTGGCTCTATATGGGGCCAAATGCAGCTATAGTTAAATATAGCCATGGGAAATGTCGACCTAAGTACAGATAAGTGTGCAGGAAGTGGCAGATATCAGATACAGCATAGGTATAGTTGAAAATGAAGTGTTGTACAGTGTACGTTACCGCTCAATTACCGACCAATTTCTAACTCAACATTCAATCTGCATTCTAATCTTTATTTTCTtgatgttgctaaactctaggaGCACAAATACCTTTGTACCATTAACAGTCCCTTTTATGATCTCTATACCTAAAAACTCTTTTTCTGACATGTCCATTCCCTATGGAGTTTAACCGAGCAGTATAATTGTCCTCTTAGAATCATTTAACTTGgagcatagaaggaggtcattcaacccacTGTGTTTTATCCATCCCAAAATGTAATAGCTGGGGAAGAAGGGAATGAATGAAGGACATTGGGTGAATCTTGTCCTGTGTTACCAAGGAACACGTGCAATTAATTCCAAAGAGCttctttatccaaatgtcttttcttaTTGTAGGCTCTCCTTTCTTCTGTACATTTGTTTCAGAATCGTACTTGCATGAGCTCTGTCTAAATTTATCTCTTTTCTGTAACAAGTATAAGAAACAATTGCCTCTTATTTTCCAGACACCTTATTAAGGATAATCTGCAGACTGTCAATGACTATGCTGCAGATCTCAGACAGAAGTTGACTCCTTACGCAGATGACCTTCGTGAGAAGATGAGAGTAGATATTGAGAGCCTTCGGCAGCAGATAAGAGAACAGCTGGAAGACCTGAAGGAGAAACTTTCTCCCTTTGCTGATGGAGTCCATCAGACGATCAGCAGGAACATTGAAGAATTTCATCAGAAGTTGACACCTTATGCTGAAGAACTCAGCCAACAGCTGAATAAGAATGCGGAGGAACTTCGGCAGAAGTTGACTCCCTTCACTGAAGAGCTTCAGGCGAAACTGGAAGTGAGCGCAGAGAACCTGAGGGAAGTCCTGGCTCCCTACGCTGAGGAGCTCCAGGTGAagctggatgaaaacatggacaCCCTCAGGCAGAATGTGGCTGCCAGAGCTGAAGAATTTCGCTCCAAGTTTGATGAGAACATCCAGGAGCTTCGCAACAGCTTGGCCCCCTACGCCAAGGACGTCCAGGTTAAGATGAACCAACAGATTGGAGAAATGACCCAGGTGGTTGTGCCATATGCTGAGAAGCTCCAGGCAAAGGTCAGCGAGCATGTGGAAGTTCTGAACCAAAGGCTGAACCCTTACATCACTGAACTGAAAGCGAAGCTTAACGAGAACATGGGAACGATGGACCAGAACCTGGCCCCATTCATCGAAAATTTCAACACCAACGTCAACCAGAGAATCAAGGAGTTCCATCAGAACGTGGCTCCCTACACTGAGCAGCTGAACAAAATCATCAGTCAGAATGTGAAGGAGATGCAAGAGAGACTTGTCCTGAATGGAGGCAGTGTTCAGCAGGAACTTCAGACCCAGCTCACAACTTTATGGGACAACTTCTGGCAGAATCTGCAGAACTAATTGAGAATTAAGAAGTTACTCAGTCAAACAATGTGTCAGAACTAAAGGGTCCTCTTGTTATCTCAAATGATAATAtgctaaatgtatttatttttttgtcgAGGGGAACATATTAAAAATCAATGACTACAATTCTAGAGTGTGAACTGTAAAATACCTGCAATAAAACTTTAATGCCTGAAAAGTTTTCCTTGTTTTACTTCATGTTACAAAATGGTTATCTGTAGAATCATctaaataatacagcacaatccATTCAGCCAATCAAATCCACATTGAATTGTTTggagtgcagcacagtacatccTATTTTCCCACACGACTCCCCATATCGCTGCAAATATCTCCTTCAAGTATTTGCACAATATCCCTTTGAAGGTTGTTATTGAAACCGCACCTGCCCTCTTCTGTCGGACCATGTTTGAAACCTCCTCCTTCTGCAGCTTTGACATCATGAAGTTTATTGCCATAATTAACGTCAATAATTCAACTTAGTCCAagatcaatgttttataatgcaTTGCTTGgggcagtggtagaggctgatacaatagggacatttaagagataggcacatggatgtaagaaaaatggagggttatgggctgtgtaggagggaagggttagattgatcgtggagtaggtttatataggtcggcacaacattgtgagctgaagggcccgtcatgtgctgtactgttctatgttctataagattcTAAATAACCTAAATGTGATCTGTTATTGCTCTGTTAATAAAGCAAGGAATCCCATATGTCTTTTTAGCAGTCAACTGAACCTACCAAGTTCAAAGGCTTGAGTGCAAGCTCACCTAAGTCTGCACCCCTTTAAAACTGCCTCTCACCACAGATACCTCCTTATTGCTGCCAAAAGGAGTAACTGCACATCATTTGTTGTTCTCATACGCTATTTAATCAGCAAATCCACACCctcatgggtgggttagtaagtttgcagacgataccaagataggtagagttgtgaatagtgtagaaggctatttctctgcccacatctgcaactgatctatatcatgatggatacagcgtgatatagatcagttgcagatgtgggcagagaaatggcagatggagtttaacctgaataaatgtgaggtgttgcaccttggtaggattaatgtcaagaggcagtacaatcttaagggcaagacccttaacagtgttgaagagcagagagaccttgtggtgcaagtccatgactcattgaaagtggctacacaggtagatagggtggttaagaaggcttatggaatgctaggtttcattaatcgaggtattgagtataggagtcaagaaattagaacataaaacaattacagcacaattcaggcccttcggcccacaaagctgtgccgaagttatgatgcatctctatagaactctggttaggttgcatttggagtattgcatgcattcactataggaaggatgtcaaggctttagagagggtgcagaggaggtttactaggatgttgcctggattagagggtatgtgctatcaggggaggctggacaaactcgggctcttttctctggagcagcggaggctgaggggtgatctgttggaagtgtataaaattatgaggggcatagctagggtggacaaacaatatctttttcccattattgagcaatccaataccagagggtgtgcatttaaggtgagagggagtaggttcagaactgacgtgaagggtaagttttttactcagaaagtggtggatgcctggatagggtggtggaggcaaattcatagggggcttttaagaggggcttggattggcacgtgaatgagaggaaaacggagggatatgggcattctgtaggtaggagggattagctatgttggcagaacattgtgggccaaagggcctgttctgtgctgtactgttctatgttcatgaatTCTGTTACAATTTACTACAGAATTCCCAACAATTAAACTGATTTACTGGAGATATGTGGGGGGTTGAAAATTACATGTCCTTATACGTGCATATCTGTTGAACACACACATTGTTCCCCCACCTCATCAGAACAGTGTCATGGCCACATATGTGCTGTGCTGGTGACTGCAGATTGGCCTGTGCTCTGAAGACCACTTCCTCTTTCATGCCAGCTGTTTATTATAAGCTTGTTGGATGCCTAAAGATCAGTAaggtcagggaatggagggtgaGGAAAGGAGTTTATGCATGGTGCAAGAGGTCAGGAGTCTAGGAGGGATTGAAGAGATCAGATAGTGAGAGTCAATGGAAATGGAACTGGTGGGAATGCAGAGTATGAGGATGGAGACATTAGGTGGAGCAAAGTAAAAGCTGTTTGCAGCAGGAGGTCAGAGGAATGAGCTCTTGCCCTGAATGCAGCATTGATTCTAAGTGGTGTTCAACTCTGAACACCAGAGAATGGAATAATTCTTCAGGCAAGTCACCCAGAGCCAAGTCCACAACATTATTAGTGAGTCAGCTGCATGAGTTGAAGGTAGAAAGGGCACAAAAGGTACAGTGACAGTCAATTCAATAACTGGAAGGTCAGATTGGAATTTCTGCAGTCATAAATCTACTCACAGGATGATGTGTCACCTCTCTGGTGCCAAAGCTAAGGACAGAATCAGGCAATCATATGCCATTAATctcacagaagaaggccattctgtTGCAGACAAAACAGTGCTAACCAACCTAATGCCAGCTAGAAGGTCCATAACCCTGCCCATTACAGATTTCCAGAGTAGATCAAGTAGTTCTTAAATATAAAGGGGGTTTCTGCCTCTGTCACTCTTTCAGCAGTGGGTTCCAGTCACCTGActccctctaggtgaaaaacgtttctcatctcccctctatgcCACTTGGTTTTGGTTGCTCTTCTCaggaaaataggtccttcctaatTACTGTAGATCCTCATAACTTTACACACCTCAATCaagttcaaaagaaaacaaccctagctccTCTTCTCAAAGCCAAAATGTTCTAATTCTGCCAATGTCATCCTGGGGTCTTGAAAGAAGTGGCTAGTGAGAATTGATACATGTGTTTTAACTTTTCAAAATTACTTAGATTCAATTTCTTAATTTCTTACAGTCACTTATTTCAATATTGTGCAGCCTACACTTCTGTGATTGCTTCATAAGTTTCCTTCCTTTCCACTGGGACAGTGGTAGATTGTTACCATCAGTACTCAATGTGCTTTCTCTGTTTTTGCAAATGAACATACATCAAATATATAAATaagcagcagaagtaggccacttgagcctgctccatgatttaattagatcat
Above is a genomic segment from Pristis pectinata isolate sPriPec2 chromosome 27, sPriPec2.1.pri, whole genome shotgun sequence containing:
- the LOC127583764 gene encoding apolipoprotein A-IV-like; protein product: MNHRAILVLAAAILVTGSQAELTRDQIQDAFWDYIGQLTNNDLNEGSEIRQQVKHLIKDNLQTVNDYAADLRQKLTPYADDLREKMRVDIESLRQQIREQLEDLKEKLSPFADGVHQTISRNIEEFHQKLTPYAEELSQQLNKNAEELRQKLTPFTEELQAKLEVSAENLREVLAPYAEELQVKLDENMDTLRQNVAARAEEFRSKFDENIQELRNSLAPYAKDVQVKMNQQIGEMTQVVVPYAEKLQAKVSEHVEVLNQRLNPYITELKAKLNENMGTMDQNLAPFIENFNTNVNQRIKEFHQNVAPYTEQLNKIISQNVKEMQERLVLNGGSVQQELQTQLTTLWDNFWQNLQN